From the Psychrilyobacter piezotolerans genome, the window ATTACTCCTTCATCTATAAATTCTTTCAGCACACGAGATAAGGACGGCCTGGCAACACCAAACATCTGGGCAATCTCTTTCATAGAGTTTTGCAGCAGCACATAATTATTTCTATTCATATTGTTGAGAAGGTAAGCTATCAACTTATTGTTTATACTTTTATTGGTAAATGAAAACCAAATTTTCTTGGATAAAAATTGAGTTTTGTTACTTATTACTCCTAAATAATTCTGTAGCAGCCTTTCATTCAGCTGAAACATTCTTATAACCTCATCTTTAGATATATAGATTAATTCCGAATCTGAAGCAGTCACCACGTCTACCGGAAATCTGTTGTCCTTTCCAAATATAAATGCCCCCGCTAAAACACTTCCCTCTGGCAATCTGTCCACCACTATGGAATCGCCATTTAATTTTTGCATCTCGGTATAGACCTCTCCCTCAGTGACTATTATCAGATCCTTTATCTCATCTCCCCTAAAAGCTACAACTTCATTTTTATCAAATTTTTTAACTTTATACTTTAATTCAATCAACAAAGTTTTTAAATTTTCATCATCTATACCCTTAAATATCTCTACATTTTTTAACTTTTCAAATATATCCATAAAATTTCCCCCAATCTTTATATTGCTTCAATATATCAGCATAACATTTATAATTCATTATATACCAAGTCAAGAATAAATTTCAACTTTAAATAATTTTAAAAAAATAAATTTTCGTAACCTATGTTACAGGTGTTTCATCTCTTTCTATAGTATACTAAATCATAAAATAAAAAGTCGAGGTGGCAAAGAATGAATCATATAAAAAAAGAGATGACCTTAAAAGAAATTGTAAACACTTACCCAGAAACTATTGATTTTTTTAATTCAAAGGGATTTAAGGGATTAGACAATAAAAATTTACTCAATACAATAGGAAAGATCACTATACAAAAAGCTTTGGAAGCTAAAAAAATAAATGTAGATACATTTTTAGAACTGTTAAATGACATAATTGAGCAGGATAGAAATTCGGAAGATGTTAATTTAAGTAAAAAAATTAGCGATGAAGGCGCTGTATCTGTCATGGGACTTCTGCCTTGCCCGGTTAAAAACCCGCTTCTGGAGGGATTAAAAAAATTCCAGTCAGAAACAGGGATGAAGATAAATCACGAATTAAAAGCTGCATCCAGCGGGCTTGAC encodes:
- a CDS encoding Crp/Fnr family transcriptional regulator — its product is MDIFEKLKNVEIFKGIDDENLKTLLIELKYKVKKFDKNEVVAFRGDEIKDLIIVTEGEVYTEMQKLNGDSIVVDRLPEGSVLAGAFIFGKDNRFPVDVVTASDSELIYISKDEVIRMFQLNERLLQNYLGVISNKTQFLSKKIWFSFTNKSINNKLIAYLLNNMNRNNYVLLQNSMKEIAQMFGVARPSLSRVLKEFIDEGVIIRKEKNLLEIPSKDVLLEKVD